In Deinococcus misasensis DSM 22328, one DNA window encodes the following:
- a CDS encoding sensor histidine kinase translates to MNASTQGDSNQIHASLATSLISQVPLGILMFAPSGELQHLNDLAIKALHLQDQPVLHMHLEDICQQCHNLNPHRIRQAFLGHTHQERVQNLHVQYFPVVQTDGSVWASITLINMATSTVQVAGQTPATSEALFEISPDCLKFLDPSGRLLRMNSNGMRLMQIDDFALMEGQQWVSLWPEDAHPALLQSMQDALNGKIGRFQGFCPTARGQMRCWDVVVMPIMEGHQVTGMVAASRDITETAELEKKNREISDRQEQFINDAAHELKTPLAAIQGNLDVLLRYEDIPEDEKKEILQDVHQSATRLSRLVSNMLQLARADRAISLDEEVPLHAVVHSAWREVQRISPGHQFDLGDVQSIELYGNTDRLKQMTLILLENAVKYTPAGGRIHISLQQEEQQAILTVQDSGIGIAPEHHHKVFERFFRVDRTRVDARDPGGSGLGLPIARWIVEAHGGQMFLESALGQGSTFKVVLPLEALE, encoded by the coding sequence ATGAATGCTTCAACCCAGGGTGATTCAAATCAAATCCATGCCTCACTGGCCACCAGCCTGATCTCACAGGTCCCTCTGGGCATATTGATGTTTGCACCTTCAGGGGAATTGCAACACCTCAATGACCTTGCGATCAAGGCCCTTCACCTGCAGGATCAACCTGTGCTGCACATGCATCTGGAAGACATCTGCCAGCAATGCCACAACCTGAATCCCCACCGGATCCGGCAGGCTTTTTTGGGTCACACCCATCAGGAAAGGGTGCAAAACCTGCATGTCCAGTATTTTCCTGTGGTGCAAACCGATGGTTCGGTCTGGGCCAGCATCACCCTCATCAACATGGCAACATCTACGGTGCAAGTGGCCGGACAGACCCCTGCCACCTCGGAAGCACTTTTTGAAATCAGTCCGGATTGCTTGAAGTTTCTGGACCCCTCAGGCCGACTTTTGCGCATGAACAGCAATGGCATGCGTCTGATGCAAATTGATGATTTCGCCTTGATGGAAGGCCAACAGTGGGTTTCCCTCTGGCCCGAGGATGCCCACCCAGCCCTTCTGCAATCCATGCAAGACGCCTTGAATGGCAAAATCGGCCGATTTCAGGGTTTTTGTCCCACAGCCAGAGGCCAGATGCGTTGCTGGGACGTGGTGGTGATGCCGATCATGGAAGGCCATCAGGTCACTGGCATGGTCGCTGCCTCCAGAGACATCACCGAAACCGCCGAACTGGAAAAGAAAAACCGTGAAATTTCAGATCGGCAAGAGCAGTTCATCAACGACGCAGCCCACGAACTGAAAACCCCTCTGGCGGCCATTCAGGGCAACCTCGATGTGCTCTTGCGCTATGAAGACATCCCCGAGGATGAAAAGAAAGAAATCTTGCAGGACGTGCACCAGAGTGCCACCCGCCTGAGCCGACTGGTCAGCAACATGCTGCAACTGGCCCGTGCAGACCGGGCCATCAGCCTTGATGAAGAAGTGCCTTTGCATGCCGTCGTGCATTCAGCATGGCGTGAGGTGCAACGCATTTCTCCCGGCCACCAATTTGACCTTGGCGACGTCCAGAGCATCGAACTGTACGGCAACACCGACCGCCTGAAACAAATGACCCTGATTTTGCTGGAAAACGCTGTGAAATACACACCTGCTGGAGGTCGAATCCACATTTCCCTGCAGCAAGAAGAACAGCAGGCCATCCTGACCGTGCAGGACTCTGGTATTGGAATTGCTCCAGAGCACCACCACAAGGTCTTTGAACGGTTTTTCCGCGTGGACCGCACCCGTGTGGACGCCCGGGACCCCGGTGGAAGTGGTCTGGGTTTGCCGATTGCCCGCTGGATTGTGGAGGCGCATGGTGGCCAGATGTTCCTGGAAAGTGCCCTCGGGCAGGGGAGCACCTTCAAAGTGGTGTTGCCTTTGGAGGCTCTGGAGTGA
- a CDS encoding carbohydrate ABC transporter permease has translation MTNSNSHNFKAVQSETRKKTRFPLPQLLIVLVLSIGALMIFVPFFWMVFTSFKTPTEAYAWPPVWLPKNWNGSNFQQLFDTIPFFKMFLNSVWTSFAIATLNILTAAPAAYAFARLRFPGNNLFFGSHLLSMIVPWQVTLIPTFLMVKQFGWYDSYAALIIPSISNAFTVFLLYQFFKGLPKSLEESILVDGGTWFTALWHIGIPASRGAVAAAWLFAFLGNWQNFLWPLIVLQSQDKMVLPVGLLSLQNQFSVNVPVLMAGATLSSLPTIIAYLFVQRYLTDSAITSGIKG, from the coding sequence ATGACCAACAGTAACAGCCACAATTTCAAAGCCGTCCAGAGCGAAACCCGCAAGAAGACCCGCTTCCCCCTTCCACAACTTCTGATTGTGCTGGTCCTGTCCATCGGTGCACTGATGATCTTTGTTCCGTTCTTCTGGATGGTGTTCACCAGCTTCAAAACCCCCACCGAAGCTTACGCATGGCCTCCGGTCTGGCTGCCCAAAAACTGGAATGGCAGCAACTTTCAGCAGCTCTTTGACACCATCCCCTTCTTCAAGATGTTCCTGAACAGCGTGTGGACCTCTTTTGCCATCGCCACCCTGAACATCCTGACGGCAGCACCTGCGGCTTACGCCTTCGCCCGGCTGCGCTTTCCCGGCAACAACCTGTTTTTCGGGTCCCACCTGCTGTCCATGATCGTGCCGTGGCAAGTCACCCTGATTCCCACCTTCCTGATGGTCAAGCAATTCGGCTGGTACGACTCTTACGCCGCCCTGATCATCCCCAGCATCTCCAACGCTTTCACGGTGTTCTTGCTGTACCAGTTCTTCAAAGGGCTGCCCAAAAGCCTTGAAGAAAGCATCCTCGTGGATGGAGGCACCTGGTTCACCGCCCTGTGGCACATCGGCATTCCGGCCTCCAGAGGGGCAGTTGCGGCTGCGTGGCTGTTCGCGTTCCTCGGGAACTGGCAGAACTTCCTCTGGCCCCTGATCGTGCTGCAATCGCAGGACAAGATGGTGCTTCCGGTGGGTCTGCTGAGCCTGCAAAACCAGTTCTCGGTGAATGTGCCGGTCCTGATGGCCGGCGCCACCCTCTCCAGCCTGCCCACCATCATCGCTTACCTGTTCGTGCAACGTTACCTCACCGATTCCGCCATCACCAGCGGCATCAAAGGATAA
- the nagA gene encoding N-acetylglucosamine-6-phosphate deacetylase has protein sequence MTGLSGWVLTSSGFQTGTLTFEGRVQHFEPQDLSGNLPHVVPGFLDVHVHGGGGFDVMDGPEGILGMARFHAQHGTTSLLATTMTRPWEQVLQALSDIQQVMGTSAKGAAQVLGAHLEGPFISPHRLGAQPDFTLEPTPERVQEVLQVGCIRLVTLAPELPNALEAIKTFADHGVRVSMGHTAGNENHVLEAVAHGARGCTHTFNATGGLTGREPGVLGAVLTCPEVQAEVILDFHHVHPLSFKLLHTLKPEATLLITDAMRAAGLPDGVYDLGGQAVQVKEGVTRTLSGSLAGSVLTMDQAVRNAVECGVALEEAVRMASRYPARHLGLQHKGEIKVGHDADLVVLDTGLQVQQVYIKGQAVLPA, from the coding sequence ATGACAGGCCTCTCGGGATGGGTGTTGACCTCCAGTGGTTTTCAAACCGGCACTTTGACGTTTGAAGGCCGGGTGCAGCATTTTGAACCGCAAGACCTTTCAGGAAACCTGCCCCATGTGGTGCCGGGCTTTCTGGATGTGCATGTGCATGGCGGGGGCGGTTTTGATGTGATGGACGGTCCTGAAGGCATTTTGGGCATGGCACGGTTTCACGCGCAGCACGGCACCACTTCCCTGCTGGCCACCACCATGACCCGACCCTGGGAACAGGTGCTGCAGGCCCTTTCAGACATCCAACAGGTGATGGGGACGAGCGCAAAAGGGGCAGCGCAAGTGCTCGGTGCCCATCTGGAAGGGCCTTTCATTTCGCCTCATCGCCTCGGGGCACAACCAGATTTCACCCTTGAACCGACCCCAGAGCGCGTTCAGGAGGTGCTGCAGGTGGGGTGCATCCGGTTGGTGACCCTTGCGCCGGAACTCCCAAATGCTCTGGAGGCCATCAAAACCTTTGCAGACCATGGGGTGCGGGTCAGCATGGGTCACACAGCAGGCAACGAAAACCATGTGCTGGAAGCTGTGGCACATGGGGCGCGAGGCTGCACCCACACCTTCAATGCCACAGGGGGCCTGACCGGACGTGAACCGGGGGTGCTCGGGGCGGTGTTGACCTGTCCAGAGGTGCAAGCAGAGGTGATTCTGGATTTTCACCATGTACATCCGCTTTCTTTCAAGCTGCTGCACACCCTCAAGCCAGAAGCCACCCTGCTGATCACCGACGCCATGCGGGCCGCGGGCCTACCAGACGGTGTTTACGATCTGGGAGGGCAAGCAGTGCAGGTGAAAGAGGGGGTGACCCGCACCCTTTCGGGATCTCTGGCCGGCAGTGTGCTGACCATGGATCAGGCGGTGCGCAACGCTGTAGAGTGTGGGGTTGCTCTGGAGGAAGCCGTACGCATGGCGTCACGGTATCCCGCACGTCATCTGGGTCTCCAGCACAAAGGGGAAATCAAAGTCGGTCATGATGCCGATCTGGTGGTGCTGGACACAGGTTTGCAGGTCCAACAGGTGTATATAAAAGGCCAAGCTGTGTTGCCTGCTTGA
- a CDS encoding carbohydrate ABC transporter permease yields the protein MLIQNAPKTPKTRAQKSQLRQQEALLAYLLILPSTLGILVFAVFPILASMGISMTSWGGLTQPTFENFKNQFTGLQNYQTALSDDRVLRSISHTLTYVLLSVPVGVAVSLGIATLIHNLKSSFLKTFFRTTYYLPMVTIGVAVALLWQLMLNPQGLINLMLGWFGIKGPSWLASPEWVLPAIALFSVWQGSGTSIILFLTALSNVNKELYEAAQLDGATGWNAFLKITFPMISPTLFLVLVLSLISSLQVFDAVLVMTNGGPGDSSTTIAVYIYKTAFQYFKYGYSAALAWILSVFLIVLTLVQWRMQRGWVNHDQQ from the coding sequence ATGCTGATCCAGAATGCCCCCAAAACCCCCAAAACCAGAGCCCAAAAAAGCCAGCTCAGGCAGCAAGAAGCCCTGCTTGCCTACCTGCTCATCCTGCCGTCCACCCTCGGGATTCTGGTCTTCGCGGTGTTTCCGATTCTGGCCTCCATGGGCATCTCCATGACCAGTTGGGGCGGATTGACCCAGCCCACCTTTGAGAACTTCAAAAACCAGTTCACAGGGTTGCAAAACTACCAGACGGCCCTGAGTGACGACCGGGTGCTCCGTTCCATTTCCCACACGCTGACCTATGTGCTGCTGTCCGTTCCGGTGGGGGTGGCGGTGTCCCTCGGGATTGCCACCCTGATCCACAACCTGAAATCCAGCTTCCTGAAGACCTTCTTTCGCACCACCTATTATCTGCCGATGGTCACCATCGGGGTGGCGGTGGCCCTGCTCTGGCAACTGATGCTGAACCCTCAGGGCCTGATCAACCTGATGCTGGGCTGGTTTGGCATCAAAGGCCCGAGCTGGCTGGCCTCACCAGAATGGGTGCTGCCCGCAATTGCCCTGTTTTCGGTGTGGCAGGGCTCTGGAACCAGCATCATCCTGTTTCTGACCGCCCTCAGCAACGTCAACAAAGAGCTGTATGAAGCGGCCCAACTGGACGGGGCCACCGGCTGGAACGCTTTCCTGAAAATCACCTTCCCGATGATCAGCCCCACCCTGTTTCTGGTGCTGGTGCTCTCCCTGATTTCCAGCTTGCAGGTCTTTGATGCGGTGCTGGTGATGACCAACGGCGGACCCGGCGATTCCAGCACCACCATCGCGGTGTACATCTACAAAACCGCCTTCCAGTACTTCAAGTACGGCTACTCTGCTGCTCTGGCATGGATCCTGTCGGTCTTCCTGATCGTGCTGACCCTTGTGCAGTGGCGCATGCAAAGGGGCTGGGTGAACCATGACCAACAGTAA
- a CDS encoding endo alpha-1,4 polygalactosaminidase, whose amino-acid sequence MQRKHLIALGAVSLTCSLAAAQNLKPEYIAQATERTIQLDGDLKDWNGLPKYTIEMSNGFPSVPVGSKGYFQVAYDQRNLYLVGVFDQEKSTVLAKLAQDAPEWWNDDVLEIYFQPNRTDKVPTTQHFAISPSGVRFKNYTATTEYQTASKIEDNRWIVEVAFPLGQGVFASAQDGSAWNLKVGREHQKAGEYPLWPMGGDFNAETNYGILSFNKTLQDANALLSKYQVATEAAAPIQSQLSDISSFATYYGQDAQSISKLSNFDLAITQPVLTRAQLDALHENGTRVVAYLSIGELDPGSVWASEVKDSWVLGTNENWGSKFINASETGWQDIMVRETGKLLAQGYDGVFLDTLDTADVYPQAASGLVATVSRLRSTYPNAVIVQNRGFSLLKQTAEQIDAVMFEGFSSAWDFSKKEYHTVQGDPNFVAAYAKRGLVVLAQDYANSDDTHTITSDYLRARQFGFIPYVSNLMLDQLYIPEL is encoded by the coding sequence ATGCAAAGAAAACACCTGATTGCCCTCGGAGCTGTTTCGCTGACCTGCTCACTTGCAGCCGCCCAGAACCTCAAACCGGAGTACATCGCGCAGGCCACCGAGCGCACCATCCAACTGGACGGGGACCTCAAGGATTGGAACGGCCTGCCCAAGTACACCATCGAGATGTCCAATGGATTCCCCTCGGTTCCGGTGGGTTCCAAAGGGTACTTTCAGGTGGCTTACGACCAGAGAAACCTGTATCTGGTGGGGGTGTTTGATCAGGAGAAATCCACCGTGCTGGCCAAGCTTGCACAGGATGCCCCCGAGTGGTGGAACGATGACGTACTGGAGATTTACTTCCAGCCCAACCGCACCGACAAAGTGCCCACCACCCAGCATTTCGCCATCAGCCCATCTGGAGTGCGCTTCAAGAACTACACCGCCACCACCGAATACCAGACCGCCTCCAAAATCGAAGACAACCGCTGGATTGTGGAAGTGGCCTTCCCTCTGGGACAGGGGGTGTTTGCCTCTGCACAGGATGGCAGTGCATGGAACCTCAAGGTGGGCCGCGAGCACCAGAAAGCCGGAGAATACCCCCTCTGGCCGATGGGCGGCGACTTCAATGCCGAAACCAATTACGGCATCCTCAGCTTCAACAAAACCTTGCAAGACGCCAACGCCCTGCTCAGCAAATACCAGGTTGCCACTGAAGCCGCCGCACCCATCCAGAGCCAGCTTTCGGACATCTCCTCTTTTGCCACCTATTACGGGCAGGATGCACAGTCCATCAGCAAACTGAGCAACTTTGATCTGGCGATCACCCAGCCAGTGCTGACCAGAGCACAACTGGACGCCCTGCACGAAAACGGCACCCGCGTGGTGGCTTACCTGAGCATTGGGGAACTCGATCCCGGAAGCGTCTGGGCCAGTGAAGTCAAAGACAGCTGGGTGCTGGGCACCAACGAAAACTGGGGCTCCAAATTCATCAATGCCAGCGAAACCGGATGGCAGGACATCATGGTGCGTGAAACGGGCAAACTGCTGGCACAGGGCTACGATGGGGTGTTCCTCGACACCCTGGACACCGCAGATGTGTATCCACAGGCCGCCTCTGGTCTGGTGGCCACGGTGTCCAGGCTGCGCAGCACCTATCCCAATGCAGTGATCGTGCAAAACCGGGGCTTTTCCCTGCTCAAACAGACCGCCGAGCAGATTGATGCTGTGATGTTCGAGGGTTTTTCCAGTGCGTGGGATTTCAGCAAAAAGGAGTACCACACGGTGCAGGGCGACCCCAACTTTGTGGCTGCATACGCCAAACGGGGACTGGTGGTGCTGGCCCAGGACTACGCCAACAGCGACGACACCCACACCATCACCAGCGACTACCTGCGGGCCAGACAGTTCGGATTCATCCCATACGTCTCCAACCTGATGCTCGACCAGCTGTACATCCCCGAGCTGTGA
- a CDS encoding DeoR/GlpR family DNA-binding transcription regulator, which produces MLEIRLKKIQQFLYSHGTATVQELADHTGASVATIRRDLVKMEEDGLISRTYGGATLTSENGVEIAFQVREHQFLREKRAIAETAYSHLKSGMTVFLDAGTTVLQLARIIKMQPLPLIVITNGISVAQELIGVAEVKVMLLGGQIRPENLSNVGPYAERMLEHFWFDLLFLGTSAVRLEHGLFTLDAAEASLNYRMLERAGEKILLADSSKFNRSAPYRVAEISALDCIITDQHLPDELAKRIQDQRVRIERAPVASIDPL; this is translated from the coding sequence ATGCTTGAAATCCGCCTGAAAAAAATCCAGCAGTTCCTGTACTCACATGGCACCGCCACCGTGCAGGAGCTGGCAGACCACACCGGTGCCAGTGTGGCCACCATCCGCAGAGATCTGGTCAAAATGGAAGAAGACGGGCTGATCAGCCGCACCTATGGTGGAGCGACCCTCACCAGTGAAAACGGTGTGGAAATTGCCTTTCAGGTGCGTGAACATCAATTCTTGCGAGAAAAACGCGCCATTGCTGAAACTGCCTACAGCCACCTCAAAAGTGGCATGACTGTGTTTCTGGATGCTGGAACCACTGTGCTGCAACTGGCCCGCATCATCAAAATGCAGCCCCTGCCCCTGATTGTGATCACCAACGGCATCAGTGTCGCTCAGGAGTTGATCGGGGTCGCCGAAGTCAAAGTGATGCTGCTCGGAGGACAAATCCGCCCCGAGAACCTCTCCAATGTTGGTCCTTATGCGGAAAGGATGCTGGAACACTTCTGGTTTGATCTGCTGTTTCTGGGCACCAGTGCGGTGCGTCTGGAACATGGCTTGTTCACTCTGGACGCTGCCGAAGCTTCTTTGAATTACCGCATGCTGGAGCGGGCTGGAGAGAAAATCCTGCTGGCCGATTCCAGCAAATTCAACCGGAGTGCCCCTTACCGGGTGGCGGAAATCTCTGCCCTGGACTGCATCATCACCGACCAGCACCTGCCCGATGAACTGGCCAAGCGCATTCAGGACCAGAGGGTCAGGATTGAACGTGCCCCTGTGGCCTCCATCGACCCCCTATGA